Within the Nitrospirae bacterium CG2_30_53_67 genome, the region CATAGTCCATGTTGGTCGCAGTCACCGTTGCACGATGGATCTTGGACTTGAGGATCTTACGCAGCATGGTACGGACTCACTCCTTGTTCAGATAATCCGGGGGACCTTGAAGAAATCATCCTCTTTGTCCGGGGCATTGGCCAGGGCATCCTCCACAGGGATCGAATCCCCGACCTGATCCTCCCGAACCACGTTCCCCGTCTCAATCACATGAGACGTCGGCTCCACGTCTTTCGTATCCAGTTCATTGAGCTTGTCCATATACATCAGGATCGCATCAAGCTGGCCGGTGAACTGCTCGATCTCTGTTTCGGAAAGATTCAGCCGGGCCAGCAGGGCCACATGCTCGACTTCTTGTCTTGTAATCTT harbors:
- a CDS encoding asparaginyl/glutamyl-tRNA amidotransferase subunit C; the encoded protein is MKITRQEVEHVALLARLNLSETEIEQFTGQLDAILMYMDKLNELDTKDVEPTSHVIETGNVVREDQVGDSIPVEDALANAPDKEDDFFKVPRII